The following are from one region of the Deltaproteobacteria bacterium genome:
- a CDS encoding glycosyltransferase family 39 protein, whose translation MNPRSRLGQSRASDDTVLWLLAGATLALHFLFNGRYGYWIDELYFMACGDHLAWGYVDQPPLIAVVAKVTRWLLGDSLFAIRFFPAVAGALLVYLTGRIARQLGGGRFAQVLAAIAVIVVPVFLAFNNLLTMNAFEPLLWTLCTYTVIVIIKTDRRPLWLVVGAIAGVALLNKYSVAFFGACLIAGLLLTPERRLLRSRWSLLGALVAGVILLPNLLWEMAWGWPTVELMRNAKLYQYQPVTPGEFLLGQLQTMHPFTLPLWLAGLGFYLFAAAGRRFRALGWTFVIFFSVSLLGQAKTYYLAPIYPMLFAAGSVATERFSQRRGWNWLRPATVAFLLIGGSITVPFVLPVLPIETLPRYLALLKTKEVRPETRKQGEIPQLFADMFAWPETVAAVAKAYEGLTPDEKSRCAIWGGSYGDASAVDLLGRTFGLPKAISGHQNYYLWGPHDYSGDVMITINIPGESLKPWFEHVDLAAIVSCEYCMPDRARIPIHVCRGLKQPLKEFWPEVKCWTCDAPAFARHPPDASDSIR comes from the coding sequence ATGAACCCGCGATCGCGATTGGGGCAGTCCAGGGCTAGCGACGACACCGTGTTGTGGTTGCTCGCCGGAGCCACGCTCGCCCTCCATTTTCTCTTCAACGGGCGCTACGGCTACTGGATCGACGAGCTGTACTTCATGGCCTGCGGCGACCATCTCGCGTGGGGATACGTCGATCAGCCTCCGCTCATCGCGGTCGTCGCCAAGGTTACACGATGGTTGCTCGGCGATTCGCTGTTTGCCATTCGGTTTTTTCCCGCGGTTGCGGGAGCGCTGCTGGTGTATCTCACGGGACGGATCGCTCGTCAGCTCGGCGGCGGGCGGTTTGCTCAGGTCCTGGCAGCCATCGCGGTCATCGTCGTTCCTGTGTTCCTCGCCTTCAATAATCTCCTGACGATGAACGCGTTCGAGCCGCTCTTGTGGACGCTGTGTACGTACACCGTCATCGTGATCATCAAGACCGACCGGCGACCGCTATGGCTGGTAGTCGGCGCGATCGCCGGCGTCGCGCTACTGAACAAGTACTCGGTCGCGTTCTTCGGAGCCTGCCTCATCGCCGGTCTGCTGTTAACGCCGGAGCGCCGGCTGCTGCGCAGTCGATGGTCACTGCTCGGCGCGCTCGTGGCTGGGGTCATCTTGCTGCCGAATCTTTTGTGGGAGATGGCGTGGGGTTGGCCGACCGTCGAGCTGATGCGCAATGCCAAGCTTTACCAGTATCAGCCCGTCACCCCCGGGGAATTTCTACTCGGCCAATTGCAGACAATGCACCCGTTCACCCTGCCGTTGTGGCTGGCGGGCTTGGGCTTCTACCTGTTCGCCGCCGCTGGACGAAGGTTTCGAGCGCTCGGATGGACGTTCGTGATCTTTTTCAGCGTGTCGCTCCTCGGCCAGGCGAAGACCTACTACCTCGCGCCGATCTATCCTATGCTGTTCGCGGCCGGGTCGGTTGCCACCGAGCGATTCAGTCAACGGCGCGGGTGGAACTGGCTCAGACCAGCGACGGTGGCGTTCCTCTTGATCGGCGGATCCATCACTGTCCCGTTCGTCTTGCCCGTGCTGCCGATCGAGACGCTGCCGAGGTACTTGGCGCTCCTGAAGACGAAGGAGGTCCGGCCCGAGACCCGCAAGCAGGGAGAGATCCCGCAGCTCTTTGCCGACATGTTCGCGTGGCCGGAGACCGTGGCGGCAGTGGCGAAGGCGTACGAAGGCCTAACCCCGGACGAGAAGTCTCGGTGCGCAATCTGGGGCGGCAGCTATGGCGACGCCAGCGCCGTCGACCTCCTCGGCCGCACCTTCGGCCTCCCCAAGGCGATCAGCGGGCATCAAAACTACTACCTGTGGGGACCGCACGATTACTCCGGCGACGTGATGATCACGATAAACATTCCTGGCGAGTCGTTGAAACCATGGTTCGAGCACGTCGATCTCGCCGCCATAGTGAGCTGCGAGTACTGCATGCCCGATCGGGCGCGCATCCCGATTCACGTCTGCCGCGGCTTGAAGCAGCCGCTGAAGGAGTTCTGGCCCGAGGTGAAGTGTTGGACCTGCGATGCGCCTGCCTTTGCGCGTCACCCGCCCGATGCAAGCGACTCCATAAGATGA
- a CDS encoding DUF4336 domain-containing protein, whose translation MYELDKDIWIAERRQSFYGLEVGTSMTVIRLADGSLLLHSPVALKPELRSALDAIGRIRYVVAPNRVHHLYAGKVAEAYPEARLWVAPGLDRKRPDLVFVAVLDDEAPLEWRGQVDQVFFRGRPYENEVVFFHRASRTLIMCDLAFNFGPRVAAPTRWLMRLLRSYGHFGPSKLDPWLIRDRHAARQSLEKILAWDFDRVVVAHGDVLQSGGREALRQGYSWLLAG comes from the coding sequence ATGTACGAGCTGGACAAGGACATCTGGATCGCCGAGCGGCGGCAGAGCTTCTATGGGCTCGAAGTGGGGACAAGCATGACGGTGATCCGTCTCGCCGACGGGAGCCTCTTGCTGCACTCTCCGGTTGCGTTGAAACCCGAACTGCGGAGCGCGCTCGACGCGATCGGTCGCATTCGCTACGTCGTCGCCCCGAATCGAGTCCATCATCTGTACGCCGGCAAGGTCGCCGAAGCGTATCCCGAGGCGCGACTGTGGGTGGCGCCGGGACTCGATCGCAAGCGCCCCGACCTCGTGTTCGTCGCCGTGCTCGATGACGAAGCGCCCTTAGAGTGGCGGGGTCAGGTGGATCAGGTCTTCTTCCGCGGGCGCCCATACGAGAACGAAGTCGTCTTTTTTCACCGCGCCAGCCGTACGCTCATCATGTGCGATCTCGCCTTCAACTTCGGGCCGCGGGTGGCGGCGCCGACTCGCTGGCTGATGCGACTGCTGCGCAGCTATGGCCACTTCGGCCCCTCCAAGCTCGATCCGTGGCTGATCCGGGATCGTCACGCCGCACGACAGAGCCTCGAAAAAATTCTCGCCTGGGATTTCGATCGCGTCGTCGTCGCCCACGGTGATGTGTTGCAGAGCGGCGGCCGCGAAGCGCTGCGCCAGGGCTACTCGTGGCTGCTCGCGGGGTGA
- a CDS encoding cyclic nucleotide-binding domain-containing protein, giving the protein MDVQSLKRAGLLADLTDDELRIFASCARLIPFKKDEEVLHQGQRNASLFIVETGLLHVRARGKGHDVLLGRMEPGSFFGEISLLDPGPTTAAVCAVTDGQLLEVGRAALDQFITRCPPAGARLLLHILEGMASRLRHTDEHLVDAIMWGGLLK; this is encoded by the coding sequence GTGGATGTGCAATCGCTCAAGCGGGCCGGGTTGCTCGCGGATTTGACGGATGACGAGCTGCGAATCTTTGCGTCGTGCGCGCGCCTGATCCCGTTCAAGAAGGACGAGGAGGTTTTGCACCAAGGACAGCGTAACGCGTCGCTATTCATCGTCGAGACCGGGCTGCTGCACGTGCGTGCGCGTGGCAAAGGGCACGATGTATTACTCGGCCGCATGGAGCCCGGCAGCTTCTTCGGCGAGATCAGCTTGCTCGACCCCGGTCCGACCACGGCGGCGGTGTGCGCAGTGACCGATGGGCAGCTCTTGGAAGTTGGTCGAGCCGCGCTCGATCAGTTCATCACGCGCTGCCCGCCAGCCGGCGCGCGCCTGCTGCTCCACATCCTCGAAGGCATGGCCAGTCGCCTGCGCCACACCGACGAGCATCTGGTCGATGCCATCATGTGGGGCGGGTTGCTGAAGTAA
- a CDS encoding class I SAM-dependent methyltransferase — translation MTAHTYDEQYYDTGHMDEDRVALWYYARVVRRLCPKGGRLLDYGCGTGHLLKRLTAQFQTLGYDGSAYARSRARLNAPEAVILEEWASLRPKSLDALVSLHTLEHLKRPHAVVPQLASLLDIGGVLLFVVPNTGSLMRRLKRDRWFGYRDPTHHSLLSHAEWLSVVRQAGLDVIWVRGDGWWDAPYLPLLPTVIQRALFGWPAALQVFWPRARPFLPVWLGECLIIAARRR, via the coding sequence ATGACCGCGCACACCTACGACGAGCAGTACTACGACACCGGCCACATGGACGAGGACCGCGTCGCGCTGTGGTACTACGCGCGGGTAGTCCGGCGGCTGTGTCCGAAGGGCGGACGGCTGCTCGACTACGGGTGCGGCACCGGCCATCTGCTCAAACGACTGACGGCGCAATTTCAGACACTCGGCTACGACGGCTCGGCCTACGCGCGCAGTCGCGCCCGGTTGAACGCACCCGAGGCGGTGATTCTCGAAGAATGGGCGTCGCTGCGGCCAAAGAGCCTCGACGCGCTGGTGTCGTTGCACACGTTGGAGCATCTGAAACGGCCGCACGCGGTGGTGCCTCAACTCGCCAGCTTGCTCGACATCGGCGGAGTGTTGCTGTTCGTCGTCCCCAACACCGGCAGCCTGATGCGCCGGCTCAAGCGCGATCGCTGGTTCGGCTATCGCGACCCGACGCATCACAGCTTGCTCAGTCATGCCGAGTGGCTGAGCGTAGTCCGGCAAGCGGGCCTCGATGTCATCTGGGTCCGCGGCGACGGCTGGTGGGACGCGCCGTATCTTCCGCTGCTGCCCACGGTGATTCAGCGAGCGCTCTTCGGCTGGCCAGCCGCGCTACAAGTCTTCTGGCCACGCGCGCGGCCCTTCCTGCCGGTGTGGCTGGGTGAGTGTCTGATCATTGCGGCGCGGCGTCGTTGA
- a CDS encoding glycosyltransferase family 4 protein produces MRILIALTYYRPHVSGLTIYAQRLAQGLAQRGHTVTVLTSRFNPTLPVREREMDGVEIVRVPVAASVSKGVIMPLFPFYAATFIRRHDVVNAHMPQFEAALLAGLGRTMRRGVVLTYQCDLSMPPGWLNRVVETSLAPLNEAAARLAHSIVVTTADYAEHSPFLTRHQAKLAVIPTLINTPVPEPARSEQLARRWGLEGAVTIGFAARFAAEKGVEYLLEALPRVAREVPNVRIAFTGAYKYTVGEQAYLKHLEPLIAAQRERLVFLDLLSDDEMANFFSVCDVLAVTSLNSTESFGLVQVESMLCGTPVVATDLPGVREAVRRTGMGLIVAPRDPAALADALVRVIRERAQFQRPRAAIIAEFNLDAALEQYEQVFAQSRLSA; encoded by the coding sequence ATGCGTATCTTGATCGCGCTCACCTACTATCGGCCGCACGTCAGCGGCCTGACCATCTATGCGCAACGGCTGGCGCAAGGACTGGCGCAGCGCGGACACACGGTCACCGTGCTGACGTCGCGCTTCAATCCGACGCTGCCGGTGCGCGAGCGTGAGATGGACGGAGTGGAGATCGTCCGCGTGCCGGTGGCCGCGAGCGTGAGCAAAGGCGTCATCATGCCGCTGTTCCCGTTCTACGCCGCCACGTTCATTCGGCGGCACGACGTGGTCAACGCGCACATGCCGCAGTTCGAAGCCGCGTTGCTCGCCGGCCTCGGCCGAACGATGCGCCGCGGCGTGGTGCTGACCTATCAGTGTGACCTCAGCATGCCACCCGGATGGCTCAATCGCGTCGTCGAGACCAGCTTGGCGCCACTCAACGAAGCGGCGGCGCGACTCGCGCATTCGATCGTCGTCACCACCGCCGACTACGCCGAGCACTCGCCGTTCCTCACTCGGCATCAGGCCAAGCTCGCAGTGATCCCGACGCTGATCAACACTCCGGTTCCCGAGCCCGCGCGCAGCGAACAGCTCGCACGCCGGTGGGGACTCGAGGGCGCGGTGACCATCGGCTTCGCCGCGCGCTTCGCCGCCGAGAAGGGCGTCGAGTATTTGCTCGAAGCGTTGCCACGGGTCGCGCGTGAAGTGCCCAACGTTCGCATCGCCTTCACCGGTGCATACAAGTACACCGTCGGCGAGCAGGCGTACTTGAAACATCTCGAACCGCTGATCGCCGCGCAGCGCGAGCGGCTGGTGTTTCTCGATCTGCTGAGCGACGACGAGATGGCAAATTTCTTCTCCGTCTGCGACGTCCTCGCCGTCACCAGTCTGAACTCGACCGAGTCGTTCGGCCTGGTGCAAGTCGAGTCGATGCTGTGCGGCACGCCGGTGGTGGCGACGGATTTGCCGGGTGTGCGTGAAGCCGTGCGCCGAACCGGCATGGGCCTGATCGTTGCGCCGCGCGATCCCGCTGCGCTCGCTGACGCGCTCGTGCGTGTTATCCGCGAGCGCGCACAGTTCCAACGCCCGCGCGCCGCGATCATCGCCGAGTTCAACCTCGACGCCGCGCTCGAACAGTACGAACAGGTGTTCGCGCAGAGTCGCCTGAGCGCATGA
- a CDS encoding PD40 domain-containing protein — protein sequence MRYITVAAAALLAVAGVTPASADVVQITNLPAARTTSVPSLSADGRYTTFSTNGNVAGLNPGGVNVFVYESLTNAYTLVTTLGGQDPSISADGRWIAFTTSADYVRTNADGSDEIVRYDRIGRHFYQVTRDINGDGASAHPSVNGDGKRIAFETNSNLTRRNADFSNEVILYRLPYNLMVTNDPDGNGESLQPAISANGRFVVFQSTSDLVGHNADFSQELMVYDYLQRRVLQLTNDPAGNGASGPASISADGQFIAFVSSSNIGNLNPDFASAIFLMNRFRPSVISKTAAGVFDGDTPTVSDDGRWVAFSATFNATGGNPDHNTEILLYDSTRKTFTQLTDTTTCANTNPRISADGTHIAFTSTCDITGGNADKSREVFLADNPALKLQVHSEGPVNTEVRDPLDRIIRSNLNLIPGATYEQGDFDNDTQPEARVSIPKALDGAYRMTLFPNLGAALSDPVSLDVSLNGITVFLASDTVGTLAGNEFSFNIQGFSRPSGSIAPVNGVRGRVSFAGGLILPPSSLTGPVTLRVTDGNNEVFFDLGLLQNFPVLGSRRLFRGTVNGFAVTMLIYQLPDGSVRTSFTARGGDATMFAGTDHVGVTVVLQIGPDAYLYQRRFIRLVTGGLVLQ from the coding sequence ATGCGTTACATCACCGTTGCGGCTGCAGCCCTTCTCGCTGTGGCCGGGGTCACGCCGGCTTCGGCCGATGTCGTTCAGATCACCAATCTACCGGCGGCACGGACCACGAGCGTGCCGTCCCTCAGTGCCGACGGGCGTTACACGACGTTCAGCACCAACGGCAACGTCGCCGGCCTGAACCCGGGTGGCGTCAACGTCTTCGTCTACGAATCGCTCACCAACGCCTACACGCTGGTCACGACGCTCGGCGGACAGGATCCGTCGATCAGCGCCGATGGGCGTTGGATCGCGTTCACCACCAGCGCGGACTACGTGCGGACCAACGCCGATGGTAGCGATGAAATTGTCCGCTACGACCGCATTGGGCGGCACTTCTATCAAGTCACGCGTGATATCAATGGTGACGGCGCGAGTGCGCATCCATCGGTGAATGGTGACGGCAAGCGCATCGCCTTCGAAACCAATAGCAACTTGACGCGCCGCAATGCGGATTTCAGCAATGAAGTGATTCTGTACCGGCTGCCCTACAACTTGATGGTGACCAACGACCCGGATGGAAACGGCGAAAGCCTGCAACCTGCTATCAGTGCGAACGGTCGCTTCGTCGTGTTTCAAAGCACCAGTGACCTGGTCGGCCACAATGCCGATTTCAGCCAAGAGTTGATGGTGTACGACTACCTGCAGCGTCGCGTGCTCCAGCTGACGAACGACCCGGCCGGCAATGGCGCCAGCGGTCCCGCTTCGATCAGTGCCGACGGCCAGTTCATTGCCTTCGTGTCATCGAGTAACATCGGCAACCTCAACCCCGACTTTGCCAGCGCCATCTTTCTGATGAACCGATTTCGCCCCTCGGTGATCAGCAAGACCGCGGCGGGTGTCTTCGACGGCGACACGCCGACGGTGAGTGATGACGGCCGCTGGGTGGCCTTCTCCGCGACCTTCAATGCCACCGGCGGCAATCCCGATCACAACACCGAGATTCTGCTCTACGACTCGACGCGTAAGACGTTCACGCAGCTCACGGACACGACCACTTGCGCAAACACCAACCCGCGCATCAGCGCCGACGGCACTCACATCGCGTTCACTTCGACCTGTGACATCACGGGTGGTAACGCGGACAAGAGCCGCGAAGTCTTCCTCGCCGACAATCCAGCGCTGAAGTTGCAGGTACACTCGGAAGGTCCGGTGAATACCGAAGTGCGCGATCCGCTCGATCGCATCATCCGCAGCAATCTGAACCTGATTCCTGGCGCGACGTATGAGCAGGGCGATTTCGACAACGACACGCAGCCCGAAGCGCGCGTCTCGATACCCAAGGCGCTCGATGGGGCGTATCGGATGACGCTGTTCCCCAACCTCGGTGCGGCGCTCAGCGACCCGGTCAGCTTGGACGTGTCGTTGAACGGGATCACTGTGTTCTTGGCGAGCGACACGGTCGGTACGCTGGCGGGGAACGAGTTTTCGTTCAACATCCAGGGCTTCAGTCGTCCGAGCGGGAGCATCGCACCGGTCAACGGGGTGCGCGGCCGAGTCAGTTTTGCGGGCGGGCTGATTCTGCCCCCGTCGAGTCTCACCGGCCCGGTGACGCTGCGCGTGACCGATGGCAACAACGAGGTCTTTTTCGATCTTGGCCTGTTGCAAAATTTCCCCGTGCTGGGGAGTCGAAGACTCTTCCGTGGGACCGTGAACGGCTTCGCGGTCACGATGCTAATCTATCAACTACCCGACGGCTCGGTGCGGACGAGTTTCACCGCCCGCGGGGGCGATGCGACGATGTTTGCGGGGACCGATCACGTCGGCGTGACGGTTGTCCTGCAGATCGGTCCCGACGCCTATCTCTACCAGCGACGATTCATCCGCCTCGTGACCGGCGGTCTGGTTCTTCAATAG
- a CDS encoding prepilin-type N-terminal cleavage/methylation domain-containing protein — MHDAKRSNGFTLIELLVIVAVIGILSAIAIQQFTSYQKRGYDAQAHSDLRNAVTAEEAYFATAQLYKTGTDAAPGSSSFLDGLRISPTVTLVMTANGSAGFSGTAHSSKGSRTLAYDSTIGAIQ; from the coding sequence ATGCACGACGCGAAGAGGTCGAACGGTTTCACTCTCATCGAGCTGCTGGTCATCGTGGCGGTCATCGGAATCCTATCCGCCATCGCGATCCAACAGTTCACCTCCTACCAGAAGCGTGGCTACGACGCGCAAGCGCACTCGGATCTGCGCAATGCCGTCACGGCGGAGGAAGCGTACTTTGCAACCGCGCAACTGTACAAGACGGGCACCGACGCCGCGCCGGGGAGCAGCTCGTTCCTTGATGGATTGCGAATCTCCCCCACGGTCACTCTGGTTATGACAGCCAACGGCAGCGCCGGCTTCAGCGGCACGGCTCATTCATCGAAAGGCTCGCGCACCCTGGCGTACGACAGCACGATCGGCGCGATCCAGTGA
- a CDS encoding DUF1214 domain-containing protein — protein sequence MPSTSVTQSGAAFRELLDVLRDADQSFLAGPRGGLDALGVVEGYRHLTHLLSYAFDLYLEGDPERPSFTPLASPTRKILGDNVDSRYFFAPINGARAYRIHGRRGNDVYLAFCIYGGKPDGEWSERVVANVSQREITFATDGSFELILSPTAPRAGAANWVALEPDAVCVISREYYTDLTAAQPARFAIEAIDALPPPAPLSDALLAARLRAVATFVRQTIEFAPIPPLPATNMLMPPMPWSPTVRGWGTPDNIYALGAFELEADQALVITGRSPQCVYWGVQLWNRYMQSLDYRYHRVSLNGMQAALEADGSFRVVIAQRDPGVPNWLETTGHRDGLFFCRWLQAEELPAHPTCEVVPLATLRG from the coding sequence ATGCCATCGACGTCCGTGACACAGAGCGGTGCGGCCTTCCGTGAGTTGCTGGATGTCTTGCGGGATGCCGACCAGAGCTTTCTCGCCGGCCCCCGCGGTGGCTTGGACGCGCTCGGGGTGGTGGAAGGCTATCGCCACCTCACCCATCTGCTCAGCTACGCGTTCGATCTCTATCTCGAAGGCGACCCGGAACGCCCGAGCTTCACCCCACTGGCGTCACCGACGCGCAAGATTCTCGGCGACAACGTCGACTCGCGCTATTTCTTTGCGCCGATCAATGGCGCGCGCGCCTATCGTATCCACGGTCGGCGAGGCAACGACGTGTATCTTGCCTTCTGCATCTACGGCGGCAAGCCCGACGGTGAATGGTCGGAGCGAGTGGTGGCGAACGTGTCGCAGCGCGAGATCACGTTCGCGACCGACGGCAGCTTTGAGCTGATCCTGAGCCCGACGGCACCGCGTGCGGGCGCGGCGAACTGGGTCGCGCTGGAACCCGACGCGGTGTGTGTCATCTCGCGCGAGTACTACACCGACCTCACCGCCGCGCAGCCGGCGCGCTTCGCCATCGAGGCGATCGATGCGCTGCCGCCGCCCGCGCCCCTCAGCGACGCGCTGCTGGCGGCGCGCTTGCGCGCGGTCGCGACGTTTGTTCGCCAGACCATCGAGTTCGCGCCCATTCCTCCGCTGCCGGCGACCAACATGCTGATGCCGCCGATGCCATGGAGCCCGACCGTGCGCGGTTGGGGCACGCCGGACAACATCTACGCACTCGGCGCTTTCGAACTCGAAGCGGATCAGGCGCTGGTGATCACCGGCCGCTCACCACAGTGCGTGTATTGGGGCGTGCAGTTGTGGAATCGCTACATGCAATCGCTCGACTACCGCTACCACCGCGTGTCGCTCAACGGGATGCAAGCCGCATTGGAAGCCGACGGGTCGTTTCGCGTCGTGATCGCGCAGCGTGACCCCGGCGTGCCCAACTGGCTCGAGACCACCGGCCACCGCGACGGGCTCTTCTTCTGCCGCTGGCTGCAAGCCGAGGAGTTACCCGCGCATCCGACCTGTGAGGTCGTGCCGCTCGCCACTCTACGCGGATGA
- a CDS encoding alpha/beta fold hydrolase, with translation MEPGRARGFAIGLFIVAVVGLVVALVGFSPRLLTSTIRKPLTRTPQDVGVAFKPVEFAPPDVPITLRAWWMPAPHATAALILVHGGGGNKSLEWIDGLELARDLVAGGYSVLALDLRNHGESDAAPDSRVTTGNAEANDVLGAIAYLTQQGLAQRFGIVGFSLGGAVALYAAARDPRVEAVVTDGVYVDARGAALRNAQAATGWPASIIDLILWSAETFHGYSFKRDSTLDAMSHIQLLPVLLIHNEADPIVPVDDARHLLSDSLAAQLWVTPAPPRDAPFWREAGPWGTHVRCYHLYPKEFATRVLAFFDRVFTGPPASTGKRSPHRRARGVR, from the coding sequence GTGGAACCCGGCCGGGCGCGCGGGTTCGCGATCGGCCTCTTCATCGTGGCCGTTGTTGGACTCGTCGTTGCCCTGGTCGGCTTCAGCCCGCGCCTGTTGACGTCGACGATCCGCAAGCCGCTCACCCGCACGCCGCAAGATGTCGGTGTGGCGTTCAAGCCGGTCGAGTTCGCGCCGCCCGACGTGCCGATCACGTTGCGGGCGTGGTGGATGCCGGCGCCGCACGCCACCGCGGCGCTGATCCTGGTGCACGGCGGTGGCGGCAACAAGAGTTTAGAATGGATCGATGGTCTCGAACTTGCCCGCGACTTGGTCGCCGGAGGCTACTCGGTGCTGGCGCTCGATTTGCGCAATCACGGCGAATCGGATGCCGCGCCCGACAGCCGGGTGACGACGGGCAATGCGGAAGCGAACGATGTGCTTGGCGCGATTGCGTATCTGACGCAGCAGGGCCTCGCCCAGCGCTTCGGCATCGTCGGCTTCTCGCTGGGTGGCGCGGTGGCGCTGTACGCGGCGGCGCGTGATCCGCGCGTCGAGGCGGTGGTCACCGACGGGGTGTACGTCGATGCGCGCGGCGCCGCCTTGCGCAACGCGCAGGCGGCGACCGGCTGGCCGGCGTCCATCATTGATTTGATCCTGTGGAGCGCCGAAACCTTTCACGGTTACTCGTTCAAGCGCGATAGTACCCTCGACGCGATGTCGCACATTCAGTTGCTACCGGTGCTGCTCATCCACAACGAAGCCGACCCGATCGTGCCGGTGGATGATGCGCGGCATCTCTTGAGCGACTCACTCGCCGCGCAACTCTGGGTGACCCCGGCGCCTCCGCGTGATGCCCCGTTCTGGCGCGAGGCCGGGCCATGGGGCACGCACGTGCGCTGCTACCATCTCTACCCCAAGGAGTTCGCGACGCGTGTGCTCGCGTTCTTCGACCGTGTCTTTACTGGTCCGCCCGCATCGACGGGGAAGCGGTCGCCGCACCGGCGCGCCCGTGGAGTACGCTGA
- a CDS encoding sulfotransferase: MSAYRPYRPLGLRLFNAAGGALRAAGLPLVRLDKRSLLDQAARNTGLSDFGDERFREPLRILLDAFEHEAALTMLGRVIARSDAVRTLENRLRMIDTHKRHPEIGERPIERPLFILGLPRTGTTILHELLAQDPATRVPMTWEVMHPWPPPERATYETDLRIAQVEKHFSGVDKLIPGFKSMHPMGAQLPQECAALTQHDFATMIYHTTHNVPSYQRWLEQTDMRPVYTSHRRQLQYLQWRCPAERWVLKSPAHLWALDALLAIYPDARIVQTHRDPLKVIASLASLVKLLRGMSSDRIDPVAIGADWTARLATGLQKTMTVRDSGALPDDRVFDMQFAEFIADEIAMVRRIYQHFDLPFTEAAETRMRRFLVANPKDKHGAHRYTIADAGLDPTAERQRYAAYQSRHAIKSEPLN; encoded by the coding sequence ATGAGTGCCTATCGACCCTATCGTCCACTTGGACTCAGGCTGTTCAACGCCGCCGGCGGAGCGCTACGCGCGGCCGGCCTGCCGCTGGTGCGCCTCGACAAGCGCTCGCTGTTGGACCAGGCCGCAAGGAACACCGGCCTCTCTGACTTCGGCGACGAGCGCTTCCGCGAGCCGCTGCGCATCCTGCTCGACGCCTTCGAGCATGAGGCCGCGCTTACCATGCTCGGCCGTGTGATCGCCCGCAGCGACGCCGTTCGCACGCTGGAAAACCGTCTGCGCATGATCGATACGCATAAGCGTCATCCGGAGATCGGCGAGCGACCGATCGAGCGGCCGCTGTTCATCCTTGGTCTGCCTCGCACGGGCACGACGATCCTGCACGAACTACTCGCGCAAGACCCGGCCACCCGCGTGCCGATGACGTGGGAGGTCATGCACCCCTGGCCGCCGCCGGAGCGCGCAACCTACGAGACTGATCTGCGCATCGCGCAGGTGGAGAAACACTTCAGCGGCGTCGACAAGCTCATCCCCGGCTTCAAGTCGATGCACCCGATGGGCGCGCAGCTGCCGCAGGAGTGCGCCGCGCTCACGCAGCATGATTTCGCGACGATGATCTACCATACGACGCACAACGTCCCGAGCTACCAGCGCTGGCTCGAACAGACGGACATGCGACCGGTGTATACGTCGCATCGCCGGCAGCTGCAGTATCTGCAATGGCGCTGTCCCGCCGAGCGCTGGGTGCTCAAGTCGCCCGCACACCTGTGGGCGCTCGACGCGCTGCTCGCGATTTATCCCGACGCACGCATCGTCCAGACCCATCGCGATCCGCTCAAGGTGATCGCGTCGCTCGCCAGCTTGGTCAAGTTGCTGCGCGGCATGTCGAGCGATCGCATCGATCCGGTCGCGATCGGCGCCGACTGGACCGCGCGGCTTGCGACGGGCCTGCAGAAAACCATGACCGTGCGCGACAGCGGCGCCCTGCCGGACGATCGCGTCTTCGACATGCAGTTCGCCGAATTCATCGCCGACGAGATCGCGATGGTGCGGCGCATCTATCAACACTTCGACCTGCCGTTCACCGAGGCCGCCGAGACTCGCATGCGCCGTTTTCTCGTAGCGAACCCCAAGGACAAGCACGGCGCGCATCGCTACACCATCGCCGACGCGGGACTCGATCCTACAGCGGAGCGTCAGCGCTACGCCGCATATCAATCCCGACACGCAATCAAGTCGGAGCCACTCAACTAG